A genome region from Candidatus Hydrogenedentota bacterium includes the following:
- a CDS encoding peroxiredoxin, with product MEEQIRLPLIGEKAPAFVAETTQGEIRFPEDYAGKWVIFFSHPADFTPVCTTEFMAFAAMEPEFEALNCKLIGLSIDSTFSHIAWLRTIKEKFCVGDMSNAEVTFPVISDLTMEVSKAYGMLQPAASQTQAVRAVFVIDPEGLVRSILYYPMSNGRNMAEIKRLLIALQTSSRFGVATPVNWQPGDDVIVPPPNSYDLAKNRMDNPDPNMEIKDWFLSYKKCPEDNK from the coding sequence ATGGAAGAACAGATTAGACTTCCCCTAATTGGCGAAAAAGCGCCTGCCTTTGTGGCAGAAACCACACAAGGAGAAATCCGCTTTCCGGAAGACTACGCGGGCAAATGGGTCATTTTCTTTTCCCATCCCGCCGACTTCACGCCCGTGTGTACCACGGAATTCATGGCATTCGCTGCCATGGAACCCGAATTTGAAGCCTTAAATTGCAAATTGATCGGCCTGTCCATTGACAGCACCTTCAGTCATATTGCTTGGCTGCGCACGATCAAAGAAAAATTTTGTGTGGGCGACATGAGCAACGCAGAAGTGACCTTCCCTGTCATCAGCGACCTGACCATGGAAGTATCCAAAGCCTATGGCATGCTCCAGCCTGCGGCGAGCCAAACCCAAGCCGTACGTGCTGTTTTCGTTATTGATCCGGAAGGCTTGGTTCGATCCATCCTTTATTATCCCATGAGCAACGGCCGCAACATGGCCGAAATTAAGCGGCTGTTAATCGCGCTGCAGACTTCTTCACGCTTCGGTGTCGCAACACCGGTGAACTGGCAGCCCGGCGATGATGTCATCGTACCGCCGCCGAACTCTTATGACCTTGCCAAAAATCGTATGGACAATCCCGACCCCAACATGGAGATCAAAGATTGGTTCCTCAGCTATAAGAAATGTCCTGAAGATAACAAGTAG
- a CDS encoding DUF5320 domain-containing protein: MPGGDRTGPLGMGPRTGRGAGFCAGFQQPGYVNAGGGWGAGRGGGMGRGFARGGGMGRGGGMGRGGGMGRRNWFFATGQPGWARFSGVDYGPQNVVQADAASELSLLRNQAQQLQAQMDRIEQQINALESQQVK; the protein is encoded by the coding sequence ATGCCTGGTGGAGATAGAACAGGACCTTTGGGCATGGGCCCCAGAACAGGACGTGGTGCAGGATTTTGCGCAGGTTTCCAACAACCCGGTTATGTCAATGCCGGCGGCGGTTGGGGTGCAGGACGAGGCGGCGGCATGGGTCGCGGCTTTGCCCGCGGCGGTGGGATGGGCCGTGGCGGCGGCATGGGCCGTGGCGGCGGCATGGGCCGGCGTAATTGGTTTTTTGCAACGGGTCAGCCCGGCTGGGCGCGTTTCTCCGGCGTTGACTATGGGCCGCAAAACGTCGTGCAAGCAGATGCCGCCTCGGAATTAAGTTTGCTCCGAAATCAAGCGCAGCAGCTTCAAGCGCAGATGGATCGCATTGAGCAGCAAATCAACGCCCTCGAATCGCAACAAGTAAAATAA
- a CDS encoding P-loop NTPase gives MNIVIASGKGGTGKTTVAVNLASVLETSTAYLDCDVEEPNGHLFLKAKLHHSKPAPIRVPVVDEALCTGCGECVEACRFNALACVGKTVLVFNTLCHGCGGCTLACPENAITEVPHPIGVVETGTAGTIQFIQGRLNVGAIMSPPLIRAVKAEAPDVDVVLYDAPPGTSCPVITTLRGADVVVLVTEPTPFGLHDLKLAVETVRQMKLPFGVVINRADIGDDRVIRYCEENEIPVLAEIPNNREVAEAYSRGVIAVDAIPSLRRIFTDLFQSIQALAGSVETSDPVSAQEERTS, from the coding sequence ATGAACATCGTTATTGCATCCGGCAAAGGCGGGACGGGAAAAACCACAGTCGCTGTGAATCTTGCGTCCGTATTGGAAACGTCAACGGCCTATTTGGACTGTGATGTGGAAGAGCCTAACGGGCATCTTTTTTTGAAAGCAAAATTGCACCATTCCAAACCCGCGCCTATACGCGTGCCCGTCGTCGACGAAGCCTTGTGCACGGGCTGCGGAGAGTGTGTGGAGGCATGCCGCTTCAACGCCTTGGCGTGCGTCGGGAAAACAGTCTTGGTCTTTAATACCTTATGCCATGGCTGCGGCGGCTGCACCTTGGCTTGTCCGGAGAACGCCATTACCGAAGTACCTCATCCTATAGGCGTCGTCGAAACGGGAACTGCCGGGACGATTCAATTTATACAAGGCCGGCTCAATGTGGGTGCCATCATGTCGCCTCCTTTAATCCGTGCCGTGAAAGCGGAAGCACCCGACGTTGACGTCGTCCTTTACGACGCGCCGCCCGGAACTTCCTGCCCCGTGATTACAACCCTGCGCGGAGCCGATGTCGTTGTGCTCGTCACCGAACCCACGCCTTTCGGTTTGCACGACTTGAAATTAGCGGTGGAAACGGTGCGGCAAATGAAACTTCCTTTCGGCGTCGTGATCAACCGCGCCGATATCGGCGATGACCGTGTCATCCGCTATTGTGAAGAAAACGAGATCCCCGTGTTGGCTGAGATTCCGAATAATCGCGAAGTGGCGGAAGCCTATTCCCGAGGTGTTATCGCAGTGGATGCCATCCCTTCGCTGCGCCGTATTTTCACGGATCTTTTCCAATCTATCCAAGCATTAGCGGGCAGCGTCGAGACATCCGATCCCGTCTCTGCACAGGAAGAGAGGACGTCATGA
- a CDS encoding 4Fe-4S binding protein — protein sequence MKELIVISGKGGTGKTSILASFAALASSKVLADCDVDAADLHLILAPTPESTHEFWSGNEAQIRQDDCTRCGDCFELCRFESINAIPAEQGLRYEVDPTACEGCGVCFDRCPANAIDFPESLCGEWYLSQTRYGSMVHAHLGIAAENSGKLVSLVRQQAKERAVKEGKDLVLVDGPPGIGCPVIASITGASLVLIVTEPTLSGAHDLKRLVELTQHFRIPAAVCVNKWDLNEAMCLSIEESARAMGVTPVGRIRYDAAVTAAQVADKSLPEFNGKGAAADVAALWERVNQLLEQIGD from the coding sequence ATGAAAGAACTCATTGTTATCAGTGGAAAAGGCGGCACGGGCAAAACCAGTATTCTCGCCTCCTTCGCCGCGCTGGCATCTTCCAAAGTGCTTGCCGATTGCGATGTAGATGCCGCGGACTTACACCTGATCCTCGCGCCTACACCGGAATCAACCCATGAATTTTGGTCCGGCAACGAAGCACAAATTCGACAAGACGACTGCACCCGCTGTGGCGATTGTTTTGAATTATGCCGTTTCGAAAGCATTAACGCTATTCCCGCCGAACAGGGACTGCGCTATGAAGTGGATCCCACTGCTTGTGAAGGCTGCGGCGTCTGCTTCGATAGGTGTCCTGCCAACGCCATTGATTTCCCCGAAAGTCTTTGCGGTGAATGGTACCTATCCCAAACACGCTACGGTTCTATGGTTCACGCCCATCTTGGAATCGCCGCAGAAAACTCCGGAAAATTAGTCAGCCTTGTTCGACAGCAGGCAAAAGAGCGTGCTGTAAAGGAAGGCAAAGATTTGGTTCTCGTCGATGGCCCGCCCGGAATCGGGTGTCCCGTTATCGCATCTATCACGGGCGCTTCCCTCGTGCTCATTGTCACAGAACCGACGCTCAGCGGCGCCCATGACTTGAAACGGCTCGTGGAGTTAACCCAACATTTTCGTATCCCCGCAGCGGTCTGTGTAAACAAATGGGACCTCAACGAAGCCATGTGCCTGAGCATCGAAGAATCAGCCCGCGCCATGGGTGTGACCCCCGTCGGGCGCATCCGCTATGATGCCGCTGTCACTGCCGCGCAAGTTGCCGATAAAAGCTTGCCCGAATTCAACGGAAAAGGCGCTGCCGCAGATGTTGCCGCTCTCTGGGAACGCGTAAATCAATTGTTGGAACAAATCGGAGACTGA
- a CDS encoding class I SAM-dependent methyltransferase, with the protein MAQSSPLSPRPVSEFFDDLAPKWDSMISAGHSERLRRLLAPILPADPARILDVGCGTGVLIPILTQELPAAGTVIAIDISALMIQETQKRIASLQPAAPCYALQTDVMAAPFSDCSFDSVFCNSCFPHFEDQQRAMLEMARLLRPGGMLVICHSESRDAINKLHREMGGVVGGHELPDDAGFQALVSGASLDWEHLEDHHDGFLLIARR; encoded by the coding sequence ATGGCGCAATCGTCCCCCTTATCCCCCCGGCCCGTAAGCGAATTTTTCGATGACCTCGCCCCCAAGTGGGATTCCATGATCAGCGCCGGACACAGTGAACGGCTGCGGCGCCTGCTCGCGCCCATACTGCCCGCTGACCCTGCCCGCATTTTGGATGTAGGCTGCGGCACTGGTGTGCTCATCCCCATCTTGACACAAGAGCTGCCCGCTGCCGGCACGGTCATTGCCATCGATATTTCCGCGCTCATGATTCAAGAAACGCAAAAGCGAATCGCGAGCCTGCAACCCGCCGCTCCTTGTTACGCCCTTCAAACGGATGTCATGGCGGCACCATTTTCTGACTGCAGTTTCGACAGCGTATTCTGTAACAGCTGTTTCCCCCATTTTGAGGATCAGCAGCGTGCCATGCTTGAAATGGCGCGCCTGCTCCGACCGGGCGGTATGCTGGTCATCTGTCATTCCGAAAGCCGCGATGCCATCAATAAACTGCATCGCGAAATGGGCGGTGTTGTAGGCGGCCATGAACTCCCCGACGATGCAGGATTCCAAGCGCTCGTGTCCGGCGCTTCCTTGGATTGGGAGCATCTGGAAGATCATCACGACGGATTTTTACTGATAGCCCGCCGCTAA
- a CDS encoding dinitrogenase iron-molybdenum cofactor biosynthesis protein codes for MKLCLTTSGKDLDAPLDERFGRAPSFIVYDLDADTFELIDNKQNLNAAQGAGIQAAQTVMNSGAKAVITGHCGPKAFRVLSAAGIKLYGARAGTIAEAIQQYRDGSLTVMDDANVDGHWV; via the coding sequence ATGAAACTTTGTTTAACCACTTCCGGTAAAGATCTTGATGCCCCCCTTGACGAACGTTTTGGCAGGGCTCCCTCTTTTATCGTTTATGATCTTGACGCCGACACCTTCGAACTTATCGACAACAAGCAAAACCTGAATGCTGCGCAAGGAGCCGGTATTCAAGCTGCCCAAACTGTCATGAATTCGGGAGCGAAGGCCGTAATTACCGGTCACTGCGGCCCCAAAGCCTTCCGCGTCCTCTCCGCCGCCGGTATCAAGCTTTACGGCGCACGAGCAGGAACGATTGCCGAAGCTATCCAACAGTATCGTGACGGCAGCTTGACGGTTATGGATGATGCCAATGTGGACGGTCATTGGGTCTAA
- a CDS encoding sigma 54-interacting transcriptional regulator: protein MTDNPSHPLPMTESILESISDGVFTVDENWKITSFNRAAEEITGIPREDALGKRCWEVFRASMCEMDCALKHTMETGDQVINRSCFIIDADGERVPISVSTAVLRDGDGKVIGGAESFRDLSREEALRKELYGRFQIGDMVSRSSLMRRLFDVLPQIAASNSTVLIQGETGTGKELLARAIHGMSRRAEGPFVALNCGALPDTLLESELFGYKAGAFTGADKDRAGRFAAAQGGTLFLDEIADISPALQVRLLRVLQENCYEPLGSNTTEESDARVIAAGNKDLAELVAEGRFRQDLFYRINVVPLELPPLRDRKEDVPLLIEHFIARFNKLQDRQIEGLDGAAMALLMAHNFPGNIRELENIIEHAFVLCGNGDEITASCLPDYLMRRMPPQPEAAPMEEARYRTEKQCIQDALDRHEGNRAAAARELGIHKSTLYRKMRQFDLPYIRPPQSPDESQ from the coding sequence ATGACAGATAATCCTTCTCATCCCTTGCCTATGACAGAGAGCATTTTAGAAAGCATCTCCGACGGTGTTTTCACGGTAGACGAAAACTGGAAGATCACTTCTTTCAATCGCGCCGCTGAAGAAATCACCGGTATTCCCCGAGAAGATGCCCTCGGCAAACGGTGCTGGGAAGTCTTCCGTGCCAGCATGTGCGAAATGGACTGTGCTCTCAAACACACCATGGAAACAGGGGATCAAGTCATTAACCGTTCCTGTTTTATCATTGATGCAGACGGTGAGCGGGTCCCCATCTCTGTATCCACCGCCGTGTTGCGCGATGGCGATGGAAAAGTAATCGGCGGCGCGGAAAGTTTCCGCGACCTCAGCCGTGAAGAGGCTCTGCGCAAGGAACTCTACGGACGCTTCCAAATCGGCGACATGGTCAGCCGCAGTTCGCTCATGCGCCGGCTCTTCGATGTATTGCCCCAGATCGCCGCCAGCAACAGCACCGTTCTCATCCAAGGCGAAACAGGCACGGGAAAAGAATTATTGGCCCGCGCCATCCACGGCATGAGCCGCCGTGCTGAGGGTCCCTTTGTCGCGCTCAACTGCGGCGCCTTGCCCGACACGCTCTTGGAAAGTGAACTCTTCGGCTACAAGGCAGGCGCCTTCACAGGAGCCGACAAAGATCGGGCGGGACGCTTTGCCGCAGCACAAGGCGGCACGCTATTCCTCGACGAAATCGCCGATATCTCGCCTGCCCTCCAAGTGCGGCTCTTGCGGGTACTCCAAGAAAACTGTTATGAGCCGCTCGGCTCCAATACGACCGAAGAAAGCGATGCCCGCGTAATCGCAGCCGGCAACAAGGATCTTGCTGAATTGGTCGCCGAAGGACGCTTCCGCCAAGACCTCTTTTACCGTATCAACGTGGTGCCTCTCGAACTGCCGCCCCTCAGAGACCGAAAAGAAGATGTGCCCTTACTCATCGAACATTTCATTGCACGATTCAACAAATTGCAAGACCGACAAATAGAAGGGTTGGACGGCGCAGCCATGGCATTGCTCATGGCCCATAATTTTCCAGGCAACATCCGAGAACTCGAAAATATCATCGAACATGCTTTCGTGCTGTGCGGAAACGGCGACGAAATCACTGCTTCCTGCCTGCCCGACTACCTCATGCGGCGCATGCCTCCCCAACCCGAAGCGGCGCCCATGGAAGAGGCGCGGTATCGTACAGAGAAGCAGTGCATTCAAGATGCTTTGGATCGCCATGAGGGCAACCGCGCCGCTGCTGCTCGTGAATTAGGCATCCATAAAAGTACGCTCTACCGCAAAATGCGCCAATTCGATCTGCCCTATATTCGCCCGCCTCAGTCTCCCGACGAGTCGCAATAA
- a CDS encoding P-loop NTPase has product MESQPFSQKAQERFTRPKNYEELEEPDGHARITGPCGDTMEFWIHVDDGIISAASFTTTGCGPSKACGSMTTELAEGKTVREAGRITQQDVIDALEGMPEEHQHCALLSINTLRAALADFMARLAARETAADAPAGEQESACSTCDKESCSAKNKSANESLEDFLERQALEARLCKIKHKILVLSGKGGVGKSTVAVNIAVSLMLAGKQVGLLDVDIHGPSIPKMLGLEGSSVQNNEGNIVPVEMGSLKVISLGFFLRNQDDAVIWRGPMKMGVIKQFIKDVEWGELDYLVVDSPPGTGD; this is encoded by the coding sequence ATGGAATCACAACCATTCTCCCAAAAGGCGCAAGAACGTTTTACACGGCCGAAGAATTATGAAGAACTGGAAGAACCCGACGGTCACGCGCGCATTACCGGTCCTTGCGGCGACACTATGGAGTTCTGGATTCACGTGGATGACGGCATCATCAGCGCTGCCTCTTTCACCACCACCGGCTGCGGTCCGTCGAAAGCTTGCGGCAGCATGACCACAGAATTGGCGGAAGGCAAGACCGTGCGCGAAGCGGGACGTATTACCCAGCAAGACGTGATAGACGCCTTGGAGGGCATGCCCGAAGAACATCAGCATTGCGCCCTTCTATCCATCAACACCTTGAGGGCGGCGCTCGCCGATTTTATGGCACGCTTGGCCGCTCGAGAAACAGCAGCCGATGCGCCGGCAGGCGAACAGGAAAGCGCCTGCTCCACCTGCGACAAGGAATCCTGTTCAGCGAAGAATAAAAGCGCCAATGAATCCTTAGAGGACTTTTTGGAACGGCAGGCACTGGAAGCGCGTCTCTGCAAGATTAAACACAAGATCCTCGTCCTATCCGGTAAAGGCGGCGTAGGCAAAAGCACCGTGGCGGTGAACATTGCCGTTTCCCTTATGCTTGCAGGCAAACAAGTGGGCTTGCTCGATGTGGATATTCACGGACCAAGTATCCCGAAAATGCTGGGCCTTGAAGGAAGCTCCGTACAAAATAATGAAGGTAATATCGTGCCCGTCGAGATGGGCTCCCTTAAAGTCATTTCACTGGGATTTTTCCTGCGCAATCAAGACGACGCAGTGATTTGGCGCGGCCCCATGAAAATGGGCGTGATCAAACAATTCATAAAAGACGTGGAATGGGGCGAGCTAGATTATCTCGTCGTAGACTCACCTCCCGGAACAGGCGATG
- a CDS encoding nucleoside hydrolase: MRKTLFSVLWMTIGAVALASVSFAQSEATTALIFDTDMGNDVDDALALGMIHALQSRGECYLLAVTITKDNPLCAPFVDAVNHFYGRGDVPIGVVKDGVTPATGKFLGLAEVEDEGALRYPHRVKSGDEAEEATALLRKVLAAQADHSVVIAQVGFSTNLARLLASEPDAISDLAGPALVAQKVRLLSIMAGAFAPIDGGSHGEYNVVMDLPAARDLFEQWPTDIVFSGYEVGLTVPYPALSIERDYGYVKHHPLQEAYQHYMPTPHERPTWDLTSVLFAVRPDHGYFDLSEAGKVTVDDKGLTSFEPKEGGKHFYLKMSELQATRVREALTLLSSQPPEQR, translated from the coding sequence ATGAGAAAGACCTTGTTTTCAGTTCTATGGATGACGATCGGCGCAGTCGCTCTCGCGTCTGTATCCTTTGCCCAAAGCGAGGCAACGACAGCGCTTATTTTTGATACGGATATGGGGAATGATGTGGATGATGCGTTGGCACTGGGCATGATCCACGCCTTGCAGAGCCGCGGCGAATGTTACTTGCTTGCGGTGACCATCACGAAAGACAACCCTTTGTGTGCGCCCTTCGTCGATGCTGTGAACCATTTCTACGGGCGCGGCGATGTTCCCATCGGTGTCGTGAAAGATGGTGTAACGCCGGCCACGGGCAAGTTTTTAGGTCTCGCAGAAGTGGAAGATGAGGGCGCTTTGCGCTATCCTCATCGTGTGAAGAGCGGCGATGAGGCAGAGGAGGCGACCGCCCTGTTGCGCAAGGTGCTGGCGGCGCAGGCGGATCACTCGGTCGTTATTGCGCAGGTTGGTTTTTCGACCAATCTGGCGCGCTTGTTGGCGTCAGAGCCCGACGCCATTTCCGATCTCGCAGGTCCTGCGCTCGTGGCGCAAAAAGTACGCCTCCTTTCGATTATGGCCGGTGCTTTTGCACCCATTGACGGCGGTTCCCACGGTGAATATAATGTGGTCATGGATCTTCCTGCTGCTCGTGACCTTTTCGAGCAGTGGCCCACAGACATCGTTTTCAGCGGCTATGAAGTGGGGCTTACAGTCCCTTATCCCGCCCTGAGTATTGAACGAGATTATGGCTATGTGAAACACCATCCTCTTCAGGAAGCCTATCAACACTATATGCCGACGCCTCATGAACGGCCCACCTGGGACCTTACCAGCGTGTTATTTGCTGTCCGTCCCGATCACGGCTACTTTGATTTGTCGGAAGCGGGAAAGGTTACGGTAGATGACAAAGGCTTGACCAGCTTTGAGCCCAAGGAAGGGGGCAAACATTTCTATCTGAAAATGTCTGAGCTTCAGGCGACGCGGGTTCGCGAGGCGCTGACGCTCCTTTCCAGCCAACCGCCTGAGCAACGCTAA